The following proteins come from a genomic window of Pocillopora verrucosa isolate sample1 chromosome 6, ASM3666991v2, whole genome shotgun sequence:
- the LOC131774243 gene encoding nucleotide-binding oligomerization domain-containing protein 2-like encodes MASAATPASPSTKETTNYARLCRLLVDVGSQALRDTFDTIHPPVGLDTVLGRHPEHATLKSLKSKRVLNATQWGKLYPAIPSSVSSKGFDITLLMVLLRNICKLAPPSTGWDSLPPSTDLSKQANIARLKYYRNTVYGHANQASVDDVAFNNYWLDISNAIVGMAGAGYGAAISKLKNECMDPDTEEHYRQLLKQWKEDEDNVKEKLQEIEASTWNIKKDLNQVRCEVGNIAEKLNTMMARQQETKDRDKVTNDFDWMRTEIGNLRDKLDTLIARHHEAQDQEKMTNDIDQMRSEIGNMQDKLSSLMMARQEETQHQGDVKNYLDQIKIDVGNMSLRLDDLVAKQRETKQQDGFDPTGIIDNIRQLYKKREGWLAPFPWCEDFHFSFDDIYTRLKVIYRKKTRGTETDRVVTMSEIFNKHEECEEPRVVLIEGKPGMGKTTYSKKVVVDWATGKHTTGNCFTNFVIVLLIKCRDVESGLWEAIEDQLLPREVGEDQRERFFDLIRHNQSNVLLVLDGLDEVSEKKLAMFSEIIQGRVLPNCRVVATARHEAGVKVRKYCDTLLEVEGFTLKDVETFVRNYFRAEPELAEQLIKHLYYAYDLYEILTNPLNTALLCLVYEDLKGVFPECRTKLYMEIVECVLRRYRTKQQLPENGEDLVDLYESQLKHLGSIALKGLLEDNLDFDEKELGKHKGSDLPGFGFLSVQPGGSKLRPTRRYSFLHKTFQEFFAAFYLSCQLIQKEISTNSIAAGKKYRHQLKDVLLFTFGMLAARCEETVVNLLKSIATQLNREEEEDVDVILECVNECKKENKNVDEKLATALGASLQTETVKVSSVKVDETLAVFLSNFLKTNTTVTNLTLNESSQDGVAALAECLKYNASLETLSLDGNGIGDDGADALGECLKYNKSLTALDLSDNEIGGNGAAALGECLKYNKSLTTLDLSDNEIDDDGAAALGECLKYNKSLTTLDLSDNKIGDDGAAALGECLKYNKSLTTLDLSYNEIGDDGTAALGECLKYNKSLTTLDLSYNEIGDDGAAALGECLKYNKSLTTLNLS; translated from the exons ATGGCATCAGCTGCTACACCAGCATCTCCTTCTACCAAAGAGACAACCAACTATGCCCGACTCTGTCGCCTTCTGGTGGATGTTGGATCCCAAGCCTTGAGAGACACTTTTGATACCATTCATCCTCCTGTAGGACTTGATACAGTTTTGGGGCGTCATCCAGAGCATGCAACACTAAAGTCTCTAAAGAGCAAGAGGGTCTTGAATGCAACGCAATGGGGGAAACTGTATCCAGCTATTCCTTCATCTGTTTCGTCAAAAGGGTTTGATATCACCCTACTGATGGTGTTACTGAGGAACATCTGTAAGTTGGCTCCTCCAAGCACTGGATGGGACAGTCTTCCCCCGTCTACAGATTTGAGTAAGCAGGCCAACATCGCCAGGCTGAAATACTACCGTAATACTGTGTATGGCCATGCCAACCAAGCCTCTGTGGACGATGTTGCATTCAACAACTACTGGCTGGACATTAGCAATGCCATAGTAGGAATGGCAGGAGCAGGTTATGGAGCTGCTATCAGTAAGCTTAAAAATGAGTGTATGGACCCTGATACTGAAGAACACTACAGGCAGCTGCTGAAGCAGTGGAAGGAAGATGAAGACAATGTTAAAGAAAAGCTCCAAGAAATTGAAG CTAGCACatggaacattaaaaaagacctTAATCAGGTAAGATGTGAAGTAGGAAATATTGCGGAAAAATTGAATACGATGATGGCTCGACAACAGGAAACAAAGGATCGAG ATAAAGTGACGAATGACTTTGACTGGATGAGAACTGAAATTGGAAATCTACGTGATAAGCTGGACACTTTGATAGCACGACATCATGAAGCGCAAGATCAGG aaaaaatgacaaatgacatTGATCAGATGAGAAGTGAAATTGGAAACATGCAAGACAAGTTGTCAAGTTTAATGATGGCCCGACAAGAGGAAACACAGCATCAAG GGGACGTCAAAAATTACCTTGATCAAATCAAAATTGATGTTGGAAACATGAGTCTCAGGTTGGACGATTTGGTAgcaaaacaaagagaaacaaagcaGCAAG ATGGATTTGACCCAACTGGAATTATTGATAATATTCGTCAACTCTACAAAAAGCGGGAAGGTTGGCTGGCACCGTTTCCCTGGTGTGAAGATTTTCACTTCTCCTTTGACGACATCTACACCAGGCTTAAAGTCATctacagaaagaaaacgagaggaaCCGAAACAGACCGAGTTGTCACGATGTCTGAAATCTTTAACAAGCACGAAGAATGTGAAGAACCAAGAGTAGTATTAATTGAAGGGAAGCCTGGTATGGGAAAGACAACGTACTCTAAAAAAGTTGTTGTCGACTGGGCCACAGGAAAACACACAACCGGAAATTGCTTCACAAACTTCGTAATAGTTCTTTTGATCAAATGTCGTGATGTTGAGTCTGGCCTTTGGGAAGCTATTGAAGATCAACTTCTGCCTCGAGAAGTTGGTGAAGACCAACGAGAGAGATTCTTCGACTTAATTCGCCACAATCAATCTAATGTTCTTCTGGTACTCGATGGATTGGATGAAGTTTCTGAGAAGAAGCTTGctatgttttcagaaattattcaaGGGCGAGTACTGCCAAACTGTCGTGTGGTTGCTACGGCACGACATGAAGCTGGAGTCAAAGTTCGAAAATACTGCGACACGCTGCTGGAGGTTGAGGGATTTACTCTAAAAGATGTAGAAACCTTCGTCAGAAATTACTTTAGAGCCGAACCAGAACTGGCCGAGCAGCTTATCAAACACCTATATTATGCTTACGACTTATATGAAATATTGACGAATCCTCTCAACACTGCGCTTCTTTGCCTGGTCTATGAAGATTTGAAAGGTGTATTTCCTGAATGCAGAACGAAGCTGTACATGGAAATAGTGGAGTGTGTACTAAGGAGGTATAGAACAAAGCAGCAATTACCAGAAAATGGTGAAGACCTTGTTGACCTTTACGAAAGCCAATTGAAACACCTTGGTTCGATAGCTTTGAAAGGTTTACTTGAAGACAACTTGGATTTTGACGAGAAGGAGCTTGGAAAACACAAAGGAAGCGATTTACCTGgatttggatttctgtcagttcaGCCTGGAGGCAGTAAACTAAGACCAACTAGACGTTATAGCTTTCTTCACAAGACTTTCCAAGAATTCTTCGCAGCATTCTATCTCAGTTGTCAGCTTATCCAGAAAGAAATCAGTACGAACAGCATAGCTGCTGGCAAAAAATATCGCCATCAACTGAAAGATGTACTTCTGTTTACATTTGGTATGTTAGCAGCACGATGCGAGGAAACAGTGGTGAACCTTCTGAAAAGCATAGCAACACAATTAAACCGGGAAGAAGAGGAAGACGTGGACGTTATATTAGAGTGTGTTAATGAATgcaaaaaggagaacaaaaatgttgatgaaaaattgGCTACCGCTCTTGGCGCTTCTCTTCAAACTGAAACTGTTAAAGTTTCAAGTGTAAAAGTGGATGAAACTCTAGCTGTCTTTTTAAgcaactttctgaaaacaaatacaACTGTGACAAACTTAACATTGAATGAATCTTCGCAAGATGGGGTTGCCGCTCTGGcagagtgtttgaaatataatgcaTCGCTGGAAACGTTGAGCTTGGATGGTAATggaattggtgatgatggtgctgatgctctgggtgagtgtttaaaatataacaaatcgctgacagcGTTGGATTTGAGTGATAATGAAATTGGTGGtaatggtgctgctgctctaggggagtgtttgaaatataacaaatcgctgacaacgttggatttgagtgataatgaaattgatgatgatggtgctgctgctctgggtgagtgtttgaaatataacaaatcgctgacaacgttggatttgagtgataataaaattggtgatgatggtgctgctgctctgggtgagtgtttgaaatataacaaatcgctgacaacgttggatttgagttataatgaaattggtgatgatggtactgctgctctgggtgagtgtttgaaatataacaaatcgctgacaacgttggatttgagttataatgaaattggtgatgatggtgctgctgctctgggtgagtgtttgaaatataacaaatcgctgacaacgttgaatttgagttaa